One segment of Paenibacillus sp. FSL R7-0337 DNA contains the following:
- the proC gene encoding pyrroline-5-carboxylate reductase produces MCQQPAIPLINHNIVFYGAGSMAEAIVRGLIARNVVESGRIIMLNRSSSERLAELRSRYGVLGYNAPESKLEALRSAPVIVLAMKPKDAAEALRSLGPLLSPDQLVISVIAGLTIRTIQGLLGNPQPVVRTMPNTSSSIGLGATGIAFSKEVGEDGRRTALNIFEAVGMTAVIDEERMETLTGISGSGPAYIYYMMEAMIAAGIRGGLPLEQSRELTVQTVLGAARMVQQTGEEPASLRKKVTSPNGSTQAAIEVLERGDFFETVIAAVNRCAERSREMGSALEQELH; encoded by the coding sequence ATGTGCCAGCAACCAGCAATTCCGCTCATCAATCATAATATCGTTTTTTATGGCGCAGGCTCGATGGCTGAGGCCATTGTGCGGGGATTGATTGCCCGGAATGTAGTGGAATCGGGCCGAATTATTATGCTGAACCGCAGCAGCAGCGAGCGCCTGGCTGAACTCCGCAGCCGATACGGCGTGCTCGGCTATAATGCTCCTGAGTCCAAGCTCGAGGCTCTGCGGTCTGCGCCGGTCATCGTTCTAGCCATGAAGCCCAAAGACGCTGCCGAAGCGCTCCGTTCCCTGGGGCCGCTGCTGTCGCCGGATCAGCTCGTGATCTCCGTGATTGCCGGGTTGACCATCCGTACGATACAAGGCTTACTGGGTAATCCGCAGCCTGTGGTCCGCACCATGCCGAACACCTCTAGCTCCATCGGCCTCGGTGCTACCGGGATTGCCTTCTCTAAGGAAGTTGGAGAGGACGGCCGACGTACAGCGCTTAATATCTTCGAAGCGGTCGGAATGACGGCGGTTATTGACGAAGAACGGATGGAGACCTTAACAGGGATCTCCGGCAGCGGACCAGCCTACATCTACTACATGATGGAAGCGATGATTGCCGCCGGCATCCGCGGAGGGCTTCCGCTGGAGCAAAGCCGTGAGCTGACTGTCCAGACCGTGCTGGGCGCAGCACGAATGGTTCAGCAGACCGGTGAAGAGCCTGCCTCTCTGCGCAAGAAGGTCACCTCGCCGAATGGATCTACCCAGGCGGCGATTGAAGTGCTGGAGCGCGGCGATTTCTTCGAGACCGTTATTGCCGCCGTCAACCGGTGTGCGGAACGTTCCCGCGAGATGGGCTCGGCTCTGGAGCAGGAGCTGCACTAA